GCGGTGCCGAGCAGGGCCTGCGCCACGACGCCGGGCCACATGGAGTTGAAGAACTGGCTGGCGGCACCGACGAAGACGCCCTCGATGACGGCGTAGAGCAGGATCAGCGGTACCGACACCTTCTTCATGAAGGCAATCGCGAAGCCGAGACCCAAACCCAGGACCATGCCGCCCATCCACAGCGCCACGCCCACGGACCGGTTGCCCTCGGAGACGAACCAGGAAGCGATACCGGACACCACCAGGATCGCGAAGAGGATCAGTGTCTTGACCACGACATCGTCAAGGGTCATGGCCCGACCACTGGCTGCAGGACCCGGTGCACCTGCCCATTGCTGCTGGCCCTTATCAGGGACTGGAGCCTGGTGGTAGCCCTGCGGGGCCTGTTGGCCGTAGCCGGCCACCGGAGCGCCGTACGGGTCGCGAGCCGGCGGCTGATACGGCGCACCTTGGCCGCGTCGGCCGAACCGCGGCTGACCGAATTCGGCGTACTTGCCCTGCGACAGCTCGCGATCGAACCGCGAGAACACCGGGTTGTTGGACATTGCTCCTCCGAAGCCGAACGGTCTGCCTGAGCGGCACACGCCTGCTCATATTCTAGGACGACCGGCGTCCACGACTGCCCGCCGACGCAGCCCCGGGCCCGGCCAGCCAATGACGTTCGGCCCCGGAACCAGCCGGATCTGCCCTGGGATCAGCTGTTCTTCGTGGTCCTCTCATCAAATTCTCACATCAAACTCATACCCTCTTGCAATGGCTTTGACTGGGGGACTTTTTCTCACGCTGCTCGCGGTGGCACTCGTGGTGGCGACGGGGGCTGCCATCTTCTACAAACCGCGGTGGGGTCCGATCCTGGCCCGCACCGCGCAACGGGCATTCCTGGTGGTGCTCGCGCAGGCCCTCGCGATCCTGGTGGCGGCCGTAGCTGTCAACAACTGGGGGTCGTTCTACGGATCATGGAACGACCTGTTCGGTGGCGGCACCACGCTGACGACCGCGACCGCAGCCGGTGGCGCCTCATGGAACGCCGCCACCCCGAAGAAGGGTTCGGCCAAGAATCCCAAAGCAGGCCGGCCGACAGGCCTGAGCCCGACCTCGTGGTCCACCCCGAATCAGTACGCCACCAAAGGTCAGGTCGGCTCGGTGGAGATCAAAGGCGT
This portion of the Dermatophilaceae bacterium Sec6.4 genome encodes:
- a CDS encoding Bax inhibitor-1/YccA family protein; its protein translation is MSNNPVFSRFDRELSQGKYAEFGQPRFGRRGQGAPYQPPARDPYGAPVAGYGQQAPQGYHQAPVPDKGQQQWAGAPGPAASGRAMTLDDVVVKTLILFAILVVSGIASWFVSEGNRSVGVALWMGGMVLGLGLGFAIAFMKKVSVPLILLYAVIEGVFVGAASQFFNSMWPGVVAQALLGTACVFVAMFAGWKFGLVRVTERSRKIFFFAAMGYLLFGVVNVVLSFTGVLGQFGFFGMGGIGIALCLLGIALASYSLAVDFDSITRGVQAGLPEKYSWLMAHGLIVTIVWLYLELLRLLARMRN